One Thermodesulfobacteriota bacterium DNA window includes the following coding sequences:
- a CDS encoding sulfide/dihydroorotate dehydrogenase-like FAD/NAD-binding protein: MHRIISKKSLAKGTVVHMVVEAKKIAEKAKPGQFVILRVDERGERIPLTMARTNPEEGTIDLIFQIVGKTTALLSTKEPGDYILDVVGPLGKPTVIERLGNVVCVGGGTGVAVLYPIAKAYKEAGNYVISVIGARTKDLIILEDEMRTISDELYVTTDDGTYGEKGFVTHALKRILDNRKDLKLVVGIGPVQMMKYVSLLTKEYGIKTIVSLNSIMVDGTGMCGA, translated from the coding sequence TTGCACAGAATAATCTCGAAGAAGAGTCTTGCAAAGGGGACAGTTGTCCATATGGTAGTTGAGGCGAAAAAGATAGCAGAAAAGGCAAAACCGGGTCAGTTTGTGATCCTAAGGGTAGATGAGCGAGGTGAGCGAATCCCTTTAACAATGGCGCGTACGAATCCAGAAGAAGGTACAATAGACCTCATATTTCAGATCGTAGGAAAGACGACAGCCCTTTTAAGCACTAAAGAGCCCGGAGACTACATTTTGGATGTAGTTGGTCCTCTCGGTAAACCAACGGTAATAGAAAGGCTCGGAAACGTCGTATGCGTTGGAGGTGGTACCGGGGTTGCCGTCCTTTACCCTATTGCGAAAGCTTACAAAGAGGCAGGCAATTACGTTATATCCGTCATTGGAGCACGAACTAAAGATCTAATTATCCTCGAAGATGAAATGAGAACCATAAGCGATGAGCTGTATGTCACGACTGATGACGGTACTTACGGAGAAAAAGGGTTTGTCACCCACGCACTTAAAAGGATACTTGATAATAGAAAAGATCTAAAGCTCGTTGTGGGGATTGGTCCTGTTCAGATGATGAAATACGTAAGTCTTCTCACAAAGGAGTACGGGATAAAGACGATCGTGAGTCTAAATTCCATAATGGTTGACGGGACAGGAATGTGTGGTGC
- a CDS encoding IclR family transcriptional regulator, translating into MYTAPVVKKAFRILRLILEKNRPLNVTEISRHLSISKSTTYGILKALEEEQLVLKDRGTKKYVVGKGLMELSKKVFRWFELTRVAKPLMEDLVKKVDETAFLGIKEGEKVRVIDVVEAHKELKVSPKVDTLFPITASAFLKLYLSKFDISEAKDIIKEMRIPKYTENTITDCEKLIPEIQKTQDQGFSVDREEYIKGIVACAALVPNVANYIVILCVLGFANSLTDEKLIWVGRTLKDIALSISERMQILNGQNRS; encoded by the coding sequence ATGTATACGGCCCCCGTCGTAAAAAAAGCCTTTCGGATCTTAAGGCTAATCCTAGAAAAGAATAGACCTTTGAATGTGACTGAAATATCAAGACATCTCTCTATAAGCAAGAGCACAACTTATGGGATTCTAAAGGCCCTAGAAGAGGAGCAGCTTGTACTCAAGGACAGAGGTACAAAAAAATACGTTGTCGGAAAAGGCCTCATGGAGCTCTCAAAAAAGGTCTTCAGATGGTTTGAATTAACAAGGGTTGCAAAACCTTTAATGGAGGACTTGGTCAAAAAGGTCGACGAAACTGCTTTTCTGGGAATAAAGGAAGGAGAAAAGGTGAGGGTGATAGACGTAGTAGAAGCCCACAAAGAGCTCAAGGTTTCCCCAAAAGTCGACACGCTCTTCCCCATAACTGCATCCGCTTTTTTGAAACTTTATCTTTCAAAATTCGATATCTCAGAAGCAAAGGACATTATTAAAGAGATGAGAATTCCCAAGTACACGGAAAACACCATCACGGATTGCGAAAAACTTATCCCGGAGATTCAAAAGACGCAAGATCAAGGCTTCAGCGTAGATAGGGAGGAATACATCAAGGGAATTGTAGCATGCGCTGCTTTAGTGCCAAATGTTGCCAATTACATTGTGATACTTTGTGTGCTCGGATTCGCAAATTCTTTAACTGACGAAAAGCTAATATGGGTTGGACGGACTCTCAAAGATATCGCCCTTTCTATATCCGAAAGGATGCAAATTCTAAACGGCCAAAATCGCTCTTGA
- a CDS encoding NEW3 domain-containing protein, whose amino-acid sequence MKKKATIVTFATFLCLLLFTPLYSSETKKKAEDYEKLPERALSMAAEFPGIEIPPGESVNMNITFFNRGRTPEVVELKVVSKPENWRTRFKSDVFTITSVSVPWGEDKTIVFEAEPDRAVRPGDYTFVIEAKTPDEKIVLNQKILVKVREYQRGVARGIRLSAAYPVLKGPSDAKFEFSVEAENKLDRDAVFNLSAHVPEGWEVNFKPAYEYKTISSLKLKANSSQTITVEVTPYKDSKPGSYPVIVRAAYGDIKAEIPLTVVITGTYSIDAGTLTGLLSLEAQQGKKTTITVFLKNTGSATLTNISFTSFKPENWKVEFNPERIAVLEPNQVKQVEVSITPYEDALVGDYSVGMNIDAGRATKNLEFRVTVRARAVWGWIGVGIIAFVLVGLMVLFRTFGRR is encoded by the coding sequence ATGAAAAAAAAGGCTACGATTGTAACCTTTGCTACTTTCTTATGTTTGCTCCTTTTTACTCCCCTTTACTCTTCTGAAACGAAAAAAAAGGCGGAAGATTACGAGAAACTTCCTGAGAGGGCCCTTTCAATGGCTGCCGAGTTTCCCGGCATAGAGATCCCCCCTGGAGAATCAGTGAATATGAACATAACCTTTTTTAACAGGGGAAGAACTCCAGAAGTCGTTGAATTGAAAGTCGTCTCTAAGCCTGAGAACTGGCGAACTAGGTTCAAAAGTGACGTATTTACGATAACCAGTGTTTCTGTCCCTTGGGGAGAAGATAAAACTATTGTTTTTGAGGCCGAACCTGACAGAGCCGTAAGGCCAGGAGATTACACGTTTGTGATTGAAGCAAAGACCCCGGATGAGAAGATCGTGTTAAACCAGAAGATCCTAGTAAAGGTAAGGGAGTACCAGAGGGGCGTTGCCAGGGGAATAAGGCTTTCAGCGGCATATCCGGTTCTCAAAGGGCCTTCGGACGCAAAATTTGAGTTCTCTGTTGAAGCTGAAAATAAACTAGACAGAGACGCAGTCTTCAATCTTTCAGCCCACGTACCTGAAGGTTGGGAGGTGAATTTTAAGCCTGCGTATGAGTACAAAACCATATCGAGTCTTAAACTTAAAGCAAACTCAAGCCAGACAATCACTGTAGAGGTCACACCGTATAAGGATTCCAAGCCAGGAAGTTACCCTGTAATCGTAAGAGCAGCTTATGGGGATATAAAGGCGGAAATACCTCTAACGGTGGTTATTACCGGAACCTATTCAATAGATGCTGGTACACTTACGGGATTGCTGAGTCTTGAGGCACAGCAGGGCAAAAAGACCACAATAACCGTCTTTTTGAAGAACACTGGCAGTGCAACTCTCACCAACATAAGTTTCACTTCGTTTAAACCCGAAAACTGGAAGGTCGAATTTAATCCCGAAAGGATAGCTGTACTCGAGCCCAATCAGGTGAAACAGGTTGAGGTCTCGATCACCCCGTACGAAGACGCGCTTGTCGGTGACTATTCGGTAGGAATGAATATCGATGCGGGAAGGGCAACCAAAAATCTCGAATTCCGTGTGACTGTTAGAGCTCGCGCAGTCTGGGGTTGGATAGGTGTGGGGATCATCGCCTTCGTACTGGTAGGTCTTATGGTCCTTTTTAGGACTTTCGGGAGAAGGTAG
- a CDS encoding ABC transporter ATP-binding protein has protein sequence MADIVIEAENLTKQYGDQKAVDNVTFNVYEGEIFGLLGPNGAGKTTILLMLLGLTEPTSGRLKVLGVDPTRESIKVKGMIGYMPENVGFYNDMNAIQSLKFIGELNGIPKNVLEERIEKALITVGLKDEAKKKVGAYSRGMRQRLAIAELLIKEPKVAFLDEPTLGLDPDATAKMIELIANLRKERGMTIILCSHYLEMVQKLCDRIGIMIKGKMVAQGEIETLAREKFGIGQEEYTLEEIYMRYFMEA, from the coding sequence ATGGCAGACATAGTCATTGAGGCTGAAAATCTCACAAAACAATACGGAGACCAAAAGGCTGTTGACAACGTCACATTTAACGTTTACGAGGGCGAGATATTTGGCCTCCTTGGACCGAACGGTGCGGGAAAGACAACCATTCTCCTTATGCTTCTTGGTCTTACAGAACCCACAAGCGGCAGATTAAAAGTGCTAGGAGTCGATCCTACGCGGGAATCGATAAAAGTTAAAGGGATGATCGGATACATGCCAGAAAATGTCGGTTTCTACAACGACATGAACGCCATTCAGAGTCTGAAATTTATAGGTGAGTTAAACGGGATTCCAAAAAATGTTTTAGAAGAAAGGATCGAAAAGGCGCTCATCACCGTTGGTCTTAAAGATGAAGCTAAAAAGAAAGTGGGAGCCTATTCTAGAGGGATGAGACAGAGGTTAGCTATTGCGGAGCTACTCATTAAGGAACCTAAGGTTGCGTTCCTCGACGAACCTACCCTCGGACTTGACCCGGATGCAACCGCAAAGATGATCGAGCTTATAGCAAACTTAAGAAAAGAGAGGGGGATGACCATCATCCTTTGCTCCCACTACCTTGAGATGGTTCAAAAGTTATGCGACAGGATCGGAATAATGATAAAGGGAAAGATGGTGGCTCAAGGCGAGATAGAAACACTCGCCAGAGAAAAATTCGGTATTGGCCAGGAAGAATACACGCTTGAGGAGATTTACATGCGGTATTTCATGGAGGCTTAA
- a CDS encoding ABC transporter permease: protein MGGLKVIFKKELQDHFTSYRFLIIFSLIWMVSLLITYMVGTSVRDELSGIAKPKYVFLLLFMSSGGLFSFIQFVAFFGPLIGIILGFDLINREKNEGTLSRILAQPIYRDAVINGKFLAGVVTISIMMTSIVLVITGLGLKVVGVVPGLDELLRIVMYLILSIVYISFWLGISILFSILFRSVTTSALAALAAWIFFTFFVPLGAGIIAKSFVPPSETEKTEAILKQLSIQRSISLASPVSLYSEAASTIIDPTKKTTRAYVLVGPFEKLSIERFSGPLPVSQSLLIVIPYIISIVAITAICFAVSYTVFLRQEIRSL from the coding sequence ATGGGAGGGCTGAAGGTCATATTCAAAAAAGAGCTTCAAGACCATTTCACAAGTTACAGATTCCTTATCATTTTTTCCCTAATCTGGATGGTTAGTTTACTCATAACTTACATGGTGGGAACGAGCGTACGGGACGAACTGTCTGGCATAGCAAAACCAAAATACGTCTTTTTACTCCTTTTTATGTCTTCCGGGGGCTTATTCTCATTTATTCAATTTGTCGCATTCTTCGGTCCATTAATCGGTATAATCCTCGGTTTTGACCTCATAAATAGGGAGAAAAATGAGGGGACTTTAAGCAGGATACTGGCTCAGCCCATATACAGGGACGCGGTTATAAACGGAAAGTTCCTAGCAGGGGTAGTGACGATAAGTATCATGATGACTTCAATAGTTCTAGTTATTACGGGACTCGGGTTAAAAGTGGTAGGTGTTGTGCCGGGCTTAGATGAGTTACTAAGAATAGTCATGTATCTGATTTTAAGCATCGTTTACATTTCATTTTGGCTCGGGATAAGTATTCTTTTCTCCATTCTATTTAGGAGCGTCACAACTTCTGCCTTGGCAGCTCTCGCAGCATGGATATTCTTTACTTTTTTCGTTCCGCTTGGTGCCGGAATCATCGCAAAATCTTTTGTTCCCCCTTCTGAAACAGAAAAGACTGAGGCAATTCTCAAACAACTGTCCATCCAGAGATCAATATCTTTGGCCTCTCCCGTTTCTCTTTACTCTGAAGCGGCGTCTACCATAATAGATCCTACAAAGAAAACGACAAGAGCCTATGTGCTCGTTGGACCGTTTGAAAAGCTCTCGATAGAGAGATTTTCCGGTCCACTACCGGTTTCACAGAGTCTCCTTATAGTCATCCCGTATATAATTTCTATAGTAGCGATAACCGCTATCTGCTTTGCTGTATCGTACACCGTATTTTTAAGACAGGAGATAAGGTCTCTCTGA
- a CDS encoding aurora kinase A-interacting protein — MGSVLKWRRKKMRKHKYRKLRKRMRHQRKK, encoded by the coding sequence ATGGGGAGCGTTTTAAAATGGAGAAGAAAGAAAATGAGAAAACATAAGTATCGCAAGTTAAGAAAGAGGATGAGACATCAGAGGAAGAAGTAA
- a CDS encoding deoxyribonuclease IV, whose product MRVKLGFHMSISSGFDKLYKEFIKLGCECLQIFVKNPRSWRRKEWKDEELEIFKKSFSSVPVFAHLSYLPNLARAEKKDVEAFMDEAETALRLGIKFIVVHCGSLEDKALGIRRVSESVNTLLEQVPIQVLLENSAGSGNSIGSNLEEIAKIYEKIKEKERVKLCIDTAHLFQAGINIKEEGVWEEFFESVCRNLGPQIVGLLHFNDSRTEMGSRVDRHWHIGLGKLGRRALTQVINDPRVSNLCAIMETPGMGMYDYENMKRAKSLLLPLMSHPLS is encoded by the coding sequence ATGCGAGTGAAACTTGGATTCCACATGAGTATTTCTTCTGGTTTCGATAAGCTTTATAAGGAATTTATTAAATTGGGCTGCGAATGTCTCCAGATATTTGTTAAAAATCCTAGGTCTTGGAGAAGAAAGGAATGGAAAGATGAGGAGCTTGAGATTTTTAAAAAGAGTTTCTCTTCCGTTCCCGTATTTGCTCATCTTTCCTACCTACCAAATTTAGCCAGAGCCGAAAAAAAAGATGTGGAGGCATTTATGGATGAAGCTGAAACAGCGCTGAGGCTAGGTATAAAATTTATAGTTGTTCATTGTGGCTCGCTGGAGGACAAAGCTTTGGGGATAAGACGGGTATCCGAAAGTGTAAATACGTTATTGGAGCAAGTTCCTATACAGGTTCTCCTTGAAAATTCAGCTGGATCAGGGAACTCCATAGGAAGCAATCTCGAAGAGATCGCGAAAATCTACGAGAAGATAAAAGAAAAGGAGAGAGTAAAGCTCTGTATTGATACAGCCCATCTATTTCAAGCCGGGATCAACATCAAGGAAGAAGGGGTGTGGGAAGAGTTTTTTGAATCCGTTTGCAGAAATTTGGGCCCTCAAATTGTGGGACTTTTGCATTTTAACGATTCAAGGACTGAAATGGGAAGCAGAGTCGACAGACACTGGCATATAGGCCTAGGAAAGCTTGGTAGAAGAGCCCTAACTCAAGTAATTAACGATCCAAGGGTTTCGAATCTCTGCGCCATTATGGAAACACCCGGCATGGGTATGTATGATTATGAAAATATGAAAAGGGCAAAATCTTTACTTCTTCCTCTGATGTCTCATCCTCTTTCTTAA
- the pfp gene encoding diphosphate--fructose-6-phosphate 1-phosphotransferase, translating into MHRKKLALVVGGGPAPGINGVISAATIEASNHGLEVYGVVGGFKSLFEGNKGSFLPLRIDDVSRIHTTGGSILKTSRDRPENIHEKIKVLIQTLYDVGIDYLITIGGEGTLYMASLIERETRGRISIVHTPKTIDNDIPLPGGFSTFGYQTARHVGVNLVKNIMEDARTMDRWYFITTMGRHTGHLALGIGKAAGATLTLIPEEFPEKRLSVQKVADILAGAIIKRYSMGRSYGVAILAEGIVEKFDIDELSKMESVETDEVSGKIRISDIQLGRVLKSFVLKTLAECGIKTTIVTMNIGYELRAADPIPFDIEYTRDLGYGAVNYLMKGGTGALITVYEGKIMPVPFVEMFDSNGNIKIRRVNIESERYKVAREYMIRLEKEDFQGERLEKLADSVKMTPERFKNRFGYLFDLS; encoded by the coding sequence ATGCACAGGAAAAAACTCGCCCTCGTTGTTGGTGGCGGCCCAGCACCTGGTATAAATGGGGTGATAAGTGCAGCCACAATCGAGGCTTCAAACCATGGATTAGAGGTCTACGGAGTTGTGGGTGGGTTTAAAAGCCTATTCGAGGGAAATAAGGGTAGTTTCCTCCCATTAAGGATCGATGATGTCTCAAGGATCCACACAACAGGCGGTTCGATTCTCAAAACATCGAGGGACAGACCAGAAAATATCCACGAAAAGATAAAGGTTCTCATCCAAACACTATACGATGTGGGTATAGATTACCTCATAACTATAGGGGGAGAGGGAACCCTATATATGGCTTCTCTCATAGAGAGGGAGACGAGAGGCAGGATCTCAATCGTACACACTCCGAAAACTATAGACAACGATATACCCTTACCCGGAGGATTCTCCACTTTCGGATACCAGACAGCGCGCCATGTGGGTGTAAATCTCGTAAAAAATATAATGGAAGATGCCCGCACCATGGACAGATGGTACTTTATCACGACAATGGGGCGGCACACAGGACATCTGGCACTTGGAATTGGAAAGGCAGCTGGAGCCACCCTCACCCTCATACCTGAGGAATTTCCAGAAAAGAGGCTTTCCGTTCAGAAGGTAGCGGACATATTGGCTGGTGCCATCATAAAGAGGTACTCTATGGGTAGATCTTATGGAGTTGCCATCCTTGCCGAAGGGATAGTAGAAAAATTCGACATTGATGAGCTTTCAAAGATGGAGTCAGTCGAAACGGACGAAGTATCGGGAAAAATTAGGATATCGGATATCCAGCTCGGAAGGGTTCTTAAAAGTTTTGTGCTTAAAACACTTGCAGAATGCGGGATAAAGACGACCATAGTCACAATGAACATAGGCTATGAGCTGAGAGCGGCAGATCCGATCCCTTTCGATATTGAGTACACGAGGGATTTAGGCTACGGTGCTGTAAACTACTTAATGAAAGGCGGAACAGGAGCGCTCATTACTGTTTACGAAGGTAAAATTATGCCGGTTCCTTTTGTCGAGATGTTCGATTCCAATGGGAATATAAAAATAAGAAGGGTCAATATAGAGTCGGAAAGGTACAAAGTTGCAAGGGAATACATGATAAGGCTCGAAAAAGAGGATTTTCAAGGGGAAAGGCTCGAAAAACTCGCCGATTCAGTAAAGATGACTCCCGAAAGATTCAAAAACCGCTTCGGTTATCTTTTTGACCTCTCTTGA
- a CDS encoding MlaD family protein: MKKGKLSPELKVGLLILLGITLLFYMSIKIERFGALKEKGYEIYVYLDNASGIDARSPVQVAGVTVGQVRRVTLEGFKAKIVMLIREDVKIPKDSIVALRTEGVLGDKYIEIIPGKEKTFLGPYGVIEYVDISPSLEEMLKKIDRAASNFGDVMGDLKGLVGEREKMNLKESLKNIRSATAEFSELISKNRESVARVISNADEAVSGLKKMVQDVEEGKGTLGLLIKDDSVYKEAKELITEAKETLGSIKNIAKDVEEGKGTLGKFLKDESMYVETKETVRNLKEIAEYVNRGEGTLGKLTKDETLYKETKKAIKGIQRASDGIQEMTPITVLGTLLGILF, from the coding sequence ATGAAAAAAGGTAAATTGAGCCCGGAACTAAAAGTCGGGCTTCTCATTCTTTTAGGGATAACTTTGCTCTTTTACATGTCGATAAAGATAGAGAGGTTCGGCGCATTAAAAGAAAAAGGGTACGAGATTTACGTTTATTTAGATAATGCATCCGGTATTGATGCCCGTTCCCCTGTACAAGTTGCCGGAGTTACTGTTGGGCAGGTAAGAAGGGTGACTCTCGAGGGATTCAAGGCCAAAATCGTGATGCTTATAAGAGAGGATGTAAAGATCCCGAAAGATAGCATTGTGGCTCTGAGAACAGAAGGGGTTCTTGGAGATAAATACATCGAGATAATCCCAGGAAAGGAGAAGACCTTTTTAGGACCGTATGGTGTTATTGAATACGTAGATATCTCCCCATCCCTTGAGGAGATGCTAAAAAAGATAGACAGGGCAGCTTCCAACTTCGGTGACGTAATGGGAGATCTAAAAGGGTTAGTCGGAGAAAGAGAAAAGATGAACTTAAAGGAAAGCTTAAAAAATATAAGGAGTGCCACGGCCGAATTTAGCGAACTCATCTCAAAAAATAGAGAGAGTGTGGCAAGGGTTATCTCCAATGCCGATGAGGCAGTGTCCGGACTTAAAAAGATGGTCCAGGATGTGGAAGAGGGTAAAGGTACACTTGGGCTTCTCATAAAAGACGATTCGGTGTATAAAGAGGCAAAAGAGCTCATAACTGAGGCAAAAGAAACCCTGGGCTCAATAAAGAATATCGCCAAAGATGTAGAAGAAGGGAAGGGTACACTTGGTAAATTTCTAAAGGACGAATCGATGTACGTGGAAACCAAAGAGACTGTAAGAAATCTTAAAGAGATAGCGGAATATGTGAACAGAGGGGAGGGGACTCTTGGAAAGCTAACAAAGGATGAGACCCTTTACAAAGAGACGAAAAAAGCCATAAAGGGCATTCAGAGGGCATCGGACGGTATTCAGGAGATGACGCCCATCACGGTACTCGGCACTTTACTTGGCATACTCTTTTAA
- a CDS encoding ABC transporter ATP-binding protein, whose product MSESAIRIIDLKKSFDGRKVLDGINLEIERGKITVIIGKSGSGKTVLLKHIIGLIKPDGGEIWVDGVDITKLKEKELNKVRLRFGMLFQEAALFDSMTVWENVAFPLVERTKLKRDEIKRIVDEKLEQVGLLEHADKLPSEISGGMKKRAGLARALVLDPPIVLFDEPTSALDPIMAHTICDLIRDTQRKLKKTYVIISHDIIGMFRIADRVAMLNEGKIVAYGTPKDIELSKDAEIAEFLEASRIKDIGGQNEKR is encoded by the coding sequence ATGTCTGAGTCGGCAATCCGCATTATTGACTTAAAAAAGAGCTTTGATGGGCGAAAGGTACTCGACGGCATAAATCTTGAGATAGAGAGGGGAAAGATAACGGTTATCATCGGGAAAAGCGGAAGTGGAAAGACTGTCCTTTTGAAACACATAATAGGCCTTATAAAACCTGACGGTGGAGAGATCTGGGTTGATGGAGTCGACATAACAAAACTAAAAGAAAAAGAACTCAATAAGGTAAGACTGAGGTTTGGAATGCTCTTTCAGGAAGCAGCTCTCTTTGATTCAATGACAGTCTGGGAAAACGTTGCTTTTCCGCTTGTCGAAAGAACAAAGCTTAAAAGGGATGAGATAAAGAGAATCGTGGATGAAAAACTAGAGCAGGTTGGACTTTTGGAACATGCGGATAAACTTCCAAGCGAAATTTCCGGTGGAATGAAAAAGAGAGCGGGTCTTGCCCGGGCACTTGTGCTTGACCCTCCAATAGTCCTTTTTGATGAGCCAACGAGTGCCTTAGATCCGATTATGGCACATACGATTTGCGATCTTATAAGGGATACCCAGAGGAAATTAAAAAAGACCTACGTGATTATAAGCCATGATATAATAGGCATGTTCAGGATTGCGGATAGAGTTGCGATGTTGAATGAAGGAAAGATTGTCGCCTATGGAACTCCAAAAGATATAGAATTGAGCAAAGATGCCGAAATCGCTGAGTTTTTGGAGGCATCGAGAATAAAAGATATAGGAGGGCAAAATGAAAAAAGGTAA
- a CDS encoding ABC transporter permease — protein MSTLSILDPLKRFIQELGLAGMMFFQCVVLTFTRPFKFDYLLKQMEFVGVKSVPVVLLTGTFTGMVLALQTYYGFSKFGAEGLIGITIALSMTRELGPVLTGLMVAGRAGSAMAAEIGTMRVTEQIDALLVMALNPVKYLVVPRVLASFAMLPVLTIIADFLGISGGYIVAVKLLGVDESAFLNRIYRYLEFQDIYVGLVKSACFGVIFSVVACYKGFYTKGGAEGVGRATTEAVVVSCVTILIADYILTSLLF, from the coding sequence ATGAGCACTTTAAGCATTCTCGATCCCTTAAAGAGGTTCATCCAGGAGTTGGGACTTGCAGGAATGATGTTCTTTCAATGTGTGGTCCTTACTTTCACGAGACCTTTTAAATTCGATTACCTGCTTAAGCAGATGGAATTTGTCGGCGTAAAGTCAGTCCCTGTTGTGCTCCTTACTGGGACCTTCACCGGGATGGTACTTGCCCTTCAAACTTACTACGGTTTCAGTAAATTCGGTGCTGAAGGTCTCATCGGCATCACAATCGCTTTGAGCATGACAAGAGAGTTGGGACCTGTCCTTACGGGCCTTATGGTTGCAGGAAGGGCAGGGTCGGCTATGGCTGCAGAGATAGGGACGATGAGAGTGACGGAACAGATAGATGCCCTTTTGGTAATGGCCCTAAATCCCGTTAAGTACCTTGTGGTTCCGAGAGTGCTCGCCTCTTTTGCCATGTTACCTGTGCTTACTATTATTGCTGACTTTCTCGGCATATCAGGAGGATATATCGTTGCTGTAAAATTACTAGGGGTAGATGAGAGCGCTTTTTTGAACAGGATTTACAGGTATTTGGAATTCCAAGACATATACGTTGGCCTCGTAAAGTCCGCCTGTTTCGGTGTCATATTTAGTGTGGTTGCGTGTTATAAAGGGTTTTACACAAAAGGCGGAGCCGAAGGAGTAGGCAGAGCCACAACTGAGGCTGTTGTAGTCTCATGTGTGACGATCCTCATTGCAGATTATATTTTAACTTCGTTACTCTTTTAG
- the alr gene encoding alanine racemase, producing MKRSSKDSQIKSKSRVFAEIDLGTIEKNFKAIRKKAGQDVDVLCVVKADAYGHGMTRVSRRLSECGCFFFGVSSVEEGVRLRRSGIEGKILILGGLLPSEDPAQVIEYQLTPVVHEIEGLKRLCEFTKNNKKKIGIHVKFDSGMGRLGFMPEDANYLLEIFKHERNLFVEGIMSHFSESEKRDSYGLKQIEIVKSIVKLFSSTGIKPRFVHMANTGALINYPESYFNMVRIGIGLYGSYPAKELEGSLPIEEALSLKSIVAFVKEFEAGVYLSYGRTYVTKRRTRIGFVPCGYSDGYRRGLSNLANVIVGGKMCPVVGRICMDWTLVDITDTEAKAGDLVILLGKERDVKITAWDLAEKLGTIPYEIFCGLSSSIKRYYI from the coding sequence ATGAAAAGGTCTTCCAAAGACTCACAAATTAAAAGCAAATCTAGGGTTTTTGCCGAGATAGACCTTGGTACGATCGAAAAGAACTTTAAGGCCATAAGAAAAAAGGCTGGGCAGGACGTGGATGTGCTTTGCGTTGTTAAAGCCGATGCTTATGGTCACGGAATGACTCGGGTATCTAGAAGGCTATCAGAGTGTGGATGCTTTTTTTTTGGTGTATCGTCAGTAGAAGAAGGGGTAAGGCTTAGAAGATCCGGTATCGAGGGAAAAATTCTAATACTCGGTGGGCTCCTTCCTAGTGAAGATCCAGCCCAAGTGATCGAGTACCAATTGACCCCGGTAGTACACGAGATAGAAGGACTAAAGAGGCTTTGCGAGTTTACAAAGAATAACAAAAAGAAAATAGGGATCCACGTAAAATTCGACTCAGGTATGGGAAGGCTTGGTTTTATGCCAGAAGATGCGAATTATCTCCTAGAGATTTTTAAACATGAGAGGAATCTCTTCGTAGAAGGGATTATGAGCCATTTCTCCGAGTCGGAAAAGAGAGACAGTTATGGACTAAAGCAAATTGAGATTGTAAAAAGCATTGTGAAGCTCTTTTCTTCTACCGGTATAAAGCCCAGATTTGTCCATATGGCTAACACGGGGGCTCTTATAAACTATCCCGAGTCTTATTTCAACATGGTAAGGATTGGGATCGGTCTTTACGGTTCCTATCCGGCAAAAGAGCTAGAAGGCTCTTTACCTATCGAGGAAGCCCTCTCTTTAAAGAGCATCGTCGCGTTTGTCAAGGAGTTTGAAGCGGGAGTTTACTTAAGCTATGGAAGAACCTATGTGACAAAAAGGAGGACGAGAATCGGATTCGTGCCTTGTGGATACTCGGACGGATATAGAAGAGGGCTTTCAAACCTGGCCAACGTCATTGTGGGTGGGAAGATGTGTCCCGTTGTTGGAAGGATATGCATGGATTGGACACTTGTGGACATAACTGATACCGAGGCCAAAGCGGGTGATTTGGTCATCCTTTTGGGAAAAGAAAGAGACGTAAAAATAACAGCGTGGGACCTGGCAGAAAAACTAGGCACTATTCCGTACGAAATATTTTGCGGACTCTCCTCTTCGATCAAGAGATACTACATATGA